One Brassica napus cultivar Da-Ae chromosome A5, Da-Ae, whole genome shotgun sequence DNA window includes the following coding sequences:
- the LOC111215314 gene encoding uncharacterized protein LOC111215314, with protein sequence MNEITKETPGSPIAQQNIETPVLTPIQTQQETHELMNEIISPNISDTQPNTRARRNLLTEQNKDVESRVQNPFEIGANVEISSQDDNTCHKWYPGNVLATYLVDGVEMVKVEYFVPSLDEKKRKRSVETRVSIDRIRPQPPPERSGAKKSYELMQDVEAFDNGAWCAGKVKVILFDGSCFVSLNNSKEQIYFHHSEMRKPRKWVDGVWEMTKKMEEEQTQSVNPSEGDGDKKGKAKAVACKKNEAAGPSEDGVGKMAKEMEVKQGKSVKPSQDDHAKKGKPDVGKKKKANAQPVDMLPFLQREEKRPIRPRNPPIPVTPEVILPIDPFVTPEFPRFSRLAHWMDLRGIYRVPFYINGKEIEKEFFQKMDDAENNLNKEHINVAFEMLNCKRVEQGAWFRNNNLPAACFVPVKFLEVVGYAYESVRKPHKKKQTLLEGCVGELVKGLIHPKKVWLEDVDVIYGVIEDKLSYHYIGVEIQLMDNTITLFHCGLPKANIKRALNQIQELAVLISAIKMELLGEEVNFEDISPFEVKFAEGLPKTKFPYNCGIFVVKMLECRSLGLKSMANINDETAMDLRSKLCCEIFDQFMDKDFQEGQRK encoded by the exons ATGAATGAGATCACGAAAGAGACACCTGGTTCTCCAATAGCTCAACAGAATATTGAGACTCCAGTCCTTACTCCAATTCAGACGCAGCAG GAGACTCACGAGCTTATGAATGAGATCATTTCACCAAACATTTCCGACACACAGCCAAATACCCGAGCTCGCAGAAATCTTTTAACAGAGCAAAATAAG GATGTAGAAAGCAGAGTTCAAAATCCCTTTGAGATCGGAGCAAATGTGGAGATTTCATCACAAGATGACAATACTTGTCATAAATGGTATCCAGGAAATGTGTTGGCAACATATTTGGTTGATGGGGTTGAGATGGTGAAAGTTGAGTACTTCGTCCCGTCTCTGGacgaaaagaagaggaaaaggagtgTTGAGACACGTGTATCAATTGACAGAATACGTCCTCAACCACCACCTGAGAGATCTGGAGCGAAGAAAAGTTATGAGCTAATGCAGGACGTGGAGGCGTTCGACAATGGTGCCTGGTGCGCTGGAAAAGTTAAAGTCATTTTGTTTGATGGCTCGTGTTTTGTCTCTTTGAACAATTCTAAAGAACAAATTTACTTCCACCATTCTGAGATgcgaaaaccaagaaaatgggtagatggtgtttgggagatgacaaaaaag ATGGAAGAAGAGCAGACGCAGAGTGTGAATCCAagtgaaggagatggtgataaaaag GGGAAGGCGAAGGCTGTCGCTTGTAAGAAAAATGAAGCAGCTGGTCCATCAGAAGATGGTGTTGGGAAAATGGCAAAAGag ATGGAAGTAAAGCAGGGTAAGAGTGTGAAACCAAGTCAAGACGATCATGCAAAAAag ggGAAGCCTGATGttggtaagaagaagaaagcaaatgCTCAGCCAGTAGATATGCTTCCTTTTCTACAGCGAGAAGAGAAGAGGCCAATACGACCTAGAAACCCTCCTATACCTGTAACACCTGAGGTAATCCTTCCAATTGATCCATTTGTGACACCTGAATTTCCTCGGTTTTCAAGGCTTGCACACTGGATGGATCTACGGGGCATATATCGTGT ACCGTTTTATATCAAtggaaaagaaattgaaaaagagttctttcaaaaaatggacgatgcagaaaacAATCTCAACAAAGAG CACATAAATGTTGCATTTGAAATGCTAAATTGTAAGAGGGTTGAGCAAGGTGCTTGGTTCCGCAACAACAATCTTCCAGCAGCATGCTTTGTACCAGTCAAATTcttagaagtggttgggtacgcTTATGAATCTGTCAGGAAGCcacataagaaaaaacaaacgtTATTGGAGGGCTGTGTAGGCGAACTTGTGAAAGGTTTAATACATCCAAAGAAGGTATGGCTGGAAGATGTTGATGTTATATATGGTGTCATTGAAGATAAGTTGAGCTATCACTATATTGGGGTGGAGATACAATTGatggacaacacaatcacaCTCTTCCATTGTGGTCTTCCAAAAGCAAATATCAAACGTGCTCTTAATCAAATCCAAGAACTGGCAG TGTTGATTAGTGCCATAAAGATGGAACTTCTTGGTGAAGAGGTTAATTTCGAAGATATCAGTCCATTTGAAGTTAAGTTTGCAGAAGGGCTTCCAAAGACAAAATTTCCATACAACTGTGGTATTTTTGTTGTGAAGATGCTGGAATGCAGGTCACTGGGATTGAAGAGCATGGctaatataaatgatgaaacTGCGATGGACTTACGAAGCAAGCTATGTTGTGAGATCTTCGACCAGTTTATGGATAAAGATTTCCAGGAAGGTCAAAGGAAGTGA
- the LOC125608680 gene encoding uncharacterized protein LOC125608680 has protein sequence MGDPLPLRLALPELRYPIGSEPEKTISINQHSIVAYIKTVKEILGNDEFNRIRGTFLGPVIKLGERSLKLSAKIVHAVLTKSIKTVKRHEAWFHFGAQPMRFSIREFHMVTGLKCSGEAREPREETEKFKWDFLKGRTHTVKDVEKQLRNTREDASDERFCLAMLLLIESILLQKSLLDGGTTFTLDYVKIAQDMDVLMTYPWGRTAYNLLLKSLQRAVDKSLDKNNYDLQGFPMAFLIWILESVPLLQYAFSQVVPILSVQPSTPIFLCEKYLQIASPQLIDVLLIEIKDHLKVTCILPPISNDPEADVCMEDEANKDLDDMADLSKRGYKFKIRDWRNMSVDLYGANEQIRRASLLFGNGGMSQASSSYQEESLESKINRISEMVGDNLRIMNDRLCLIEKDRKQIKERVTKLEKLQRVTSYETPNNEDCLPNFCCTCTD, from the exons atgggAGATCCATTACCATTAAGACTAGCACTGCCTGAGCTGAGGTATCCGATTGGATCAGAGCCAGAGAAGACGATATCGATAAACCAACACTCGATAGTTGCTTATATCAAAACTGTTAAGGAAATTCTAGGAAATGATGAGTTCAACAGAATAAGAGGGACGTTTTTGGGACCGGTGATCAAGCTTGGAGAGAGGTCTTTGAAATTATCAGCTAAGATAGTGCACGCAGTTCTCACCAAAAGCATCAAGACAGTGAAGAGACACGAAGCATGGTTCCATTTTGGTGCTCAGCCAATGAGGTTCTCTATAAGAGAATTCCACATGGTGACTGGTTTGAAATGTAGTGGTGAAGCAAGAGAACCACGAGAGGAAACCGAGAAATTTAAGTGGGACTTCCTAAAAGGGCGTACTCATACAGTAAAGGACGTGGAGAAGCAGCtcagaaacacaagagaagatgcTTCTGATGAGAGATTCTGCCTTGCAATGCTCCTCCTGATTGAGAGCATACTACTACAGAAGAGCCTTCTCGACGGTGGCACAACTTTTACTTTGGATTATGTGAAAATAGCGCAGGATATGGATGTCTTGATGACATACCCATGGGGGAGAACAGCTTATAATTTGCTGTTAAAATCACTTCAGAGAGCTGTCGACAAAAGCCTCgacaaaaacaattatgattTGCAAGGATTCCCTATGGCATTTCTTATATGGATACTTGAGTCAGTACCTTTGCTACAGTATGCATTCAGTCAAGTTGTTCCTATTCTGAGCGTTCAACCGTCTACCCCAATATTTTTGTGTGAGAAGTACCTTCAAATAGCTTCTCCACAGCTGATAGATGTTCTCCTAATTGAAATCAAAGATCAT CTTAAGGTCACATGCATCCTACCTCCTATTTCTAATGATCCAGAAGCTGATGTTTGCATGGAAGACGAAGCTAATAAAGATCTGGATGACATGGCCGATTTATCCAAGAGAggttataagtttaaaattagaGATTGGCGAAACATGTCAGTAGACCTATACGGTGCTAATGAACAAATAAGAAGAGCATCTTTACTGTTTGGGAATGGAGGGATGagtcaagcttcttcttcgtatcagGAGGAGTCTTTGGAATCAAAGATCAACAGAATCAGCGAGATGGTGGGAGATAATTTAAGGATCATGAACGATCGTTTGTGTTTGATTGAAAAAGACAGGAAACAGATTAAAGAACGTGTGACAAAACTAGAGAAACTACAAAGAGTTACTTCATATGAAACCCCAAACAATGAG GATTGCCTTCCTAATTTTTGTTGTACTTGCACAGACTGA